AACTCAATTTGGAGTTGAAGCCAGAAAGAAAGTCATTAAAAAATTCAGTATTGAAGTTGTTGCAAAACAGAGTTTTGAATTTTATCAAAAAGTAGTCAAATGAAAAAAGCTATAAAAAAAATTTTGAGTAAAATTTTCCCAAAGGGAAATGTGAAAGAAAAATTTAAACTCCATTATTATAGTTTTTTTAAACCAAAGAATGTTTTATTTGAGGTTGGTACTGTGTCAGATAAAATTATCTATATAACAAAATTTGATAATATATCAATAAAAACAAATGAAGCACTTTATCCAATTGTAGATGATTTCAACTATTATCAACATTTCTATAAAGTTAAACAAAACGATATAGTAATTGATGCTGGAGCTAATTGTGGTCATTTATCTATTTTCTTTTCAAAAATAGTTGGTTCCAATGGTAAGATTTTTGCTTTCGAGCCTGATAAATTCAACATAGAACGAATATTAAAAAATATTAGTTTAAATGATGATTTGAGTAACAATATTCAAATAGAAGATGTATTACTTTGGGATAAAAATGAATTAATTAGTTTTTATGAAGCAGGCACAGTAGGTTCATCAGCTGTTTGGATGCCAGATGACGAACTTTGTGTAAAAAAACAAGCAGTTCGCATAGATGATTGGGTAAAAAATAATAATATCCAAAAACTAGATTTTATAAAAATGGATATTGAAGGAGCAGAAATTGAAGCTCTTGATGGTTGTATTGAAACCATTAAAACTCTTAGACCTAATTTTGCAATCGCTTCGTATCATTTTGTTAATGGAGAACAAACTTTTATTAAGGTTGAGCAATTTTTTTCTGCAATGAATTATCCATACAAAACTGTGAAATTTAGAGGCACAGAAATCATTACTTTTGCAGGTTTTAATTTGAAATAAATAACCTTCAATGATTATTCTTTATCATAATAAATCAAAAATTATATCTATTGTTTCCAAAGTAGAAATAGATTCTTCTAATGAAATAAATAAAAACATTATTAGTGTTTTACTTGATTTTGCAGATAGATTTGATGATGAAATTATAGTTTGGTGTCATGAAAATGAAAGAGAAAATTTGAACATTGATGAAGTAGAGTCATTGTTTCATCACAAAAAGCTACTGTTAAGTTATGATTATTCAGAAAATAATTATTTCGATAGAAGACTAGGTTATGTAGAAGATTCAAATTTTGTTAATGTAAAAAAAAAGATAAAATATCCAACATGGTTAATGAGTAGTAAAGTTGGAGCAATTCACACTTCAGTTTTAAAAGCTTGTAAAATCAATTTAAAGGAGGAAACTAATTTTGATTATTTTCTTAATTCTTTTGCAAAAAGAGCAATGCAGTTCGGTCTTTTATGCTATTCAGAACCGAAATTATTAAAAAAAATCAGCAAATTAAACTTAACTAAAGAAGCAAGTCTTAGTGAGCTTTTTAAATTTACAAAACAGCATTATAAAATGCGATGGATTTTTTTATTGTTTTTAAATATATTTTTATTTGAAAAAAAGGTTCCATTATATCCGTTTTTACAATCACTTTTTTACAGACAAAGAAGTTTTAATCCAGATAATTTGAATAAGATATTAATTAATTCAAATAAAAAGATAATAGATGTTGGAACGATTGATGTTTTAATTCCAACAATTGGACGAGATGAATATTTACTAAATGTTTTAAATAATTTATCATCACAAACTTATTTACCCAAAAATGTTATAATTATCGAACAAAATCCTGAAAAAAATGGTGTTTCAAGTTTAGATTTTTTAAAAAACAAAAGCTGGCCGTTTCAAATAAAACATCATTTCACTAATCAAACAGGCGCTTGTAATGCTAGAAATATTGGACTGCAATATGTTGAAAGTGAATTTACTTTTTTTGCAGATGATGATATTGTTTTTGAAAACGATTTAATCGAGAAAGCAATGCTTTCATTACAGGAAACAGGTAATGAAATTATTTTAGTAGCATGTCTTTTAAAAGAGCAACCATTGCAAGTTCAAGAAGCAAAACAATTTAACTACTTTGGAGCTGGACATGCTTTTGTAAAGTCTTCTTGTTTTACAGATTTAAAATTTAATACAGCTTATGAATTTGGTTTTGGCGAAGATGATGATTTTGGCATGCAAATGAGATACAAAGGATATGATATATTGTATATTTCAACCTCGAGAATTACCCATTTAAAGGCTCCAATTGGTGGTTTCAGAACCAAGCCAATACTGAAATGGCATTCCGATATAATTCAACCAAAACCGTCACCAAC
The window above is part of the Flavobacterium sp. PMTSA4 genome. Proteins encoded here:
- a CDS encoding FkbM family methyltransferase yields the protein MKKAIKKILSKIFPKGNVKEKFKLHYYSFFKPKNVLFEVGTVSDKIIYITKFDNISIKTNEALYPIVDDFNYYQHFYKVKQNDIVIDAGANCGHLSIFFSKIVGSNGKIFAFEPDKFNIERILKNISLNDDLSNNIQIEDVLLWDKNELISFYEAGTVGSSAVWMPDDELCVKKQAVRIDDWVKNNNIQKLDFIKMDIEGAEIEALDGCIETIKTLRPNFAIASYHFVNGEQTFIKVEQFFSAMNYPYKTVKFRGTEIITFAGFNLK
- a CDS encoding glycosyltransferase family 2 protein; the encoded protein is MIILYHNKSKIISIVSKVEIDSSNEINKNIISVLLDFADRFDDEIIVWCHENERENLNIDEVESLFHHKKLLLSYDYSENNYFDRRLGYVEDSNFVNVKKKIKYPTWLMSSKVGAIHTSVLKACKINLKEETNFDYFLNSFAKRAMQFGLLCYSEPKLLKKISKLNLTKEASLSELFKFTKQHYKMRWIFLLFLNIFLFEKKVPLYPFLQSLFYRQRSFNPDNLNKILINSNKKIIDVGTIDVLIPTIGRDEYLLNVLNNLSSQTYLPKNVIIIEQNPEKNGVSSLDFLKNKSWPFQIKHHFTNQTGACNARNIGLQYVESEFTFFADDDIVFENDLIEKAMLSLQETGNEIILVACLLKEQPLQVQEAKQFNYFGAGHAFVKSSCFTDLKFNTAYEFGFGEDDDFGMQMRYKGYDILYISTSRITHLKAPIGGFRTKPILKWHSDIIQPKPSPTVMLFRLLYNTKEQINSYKVTLFFKNLNGQFLKNPFGYIKLFSEKWNRSLFWANELNR